Proteins from a single region of Desulfolutivibrio sulfoxidireducens:
- a CDS encoding flagellin: MSLIINHNLMAQSAARNLSTSYAALSDSTRKLSSGLRITTAADDAAGLAVRELMRADIASLNQGVRNANDAISLIQTADGALGVIDEKLIRMKELAEQAATGTYTSDQRIIIDSEYQAMAKEITRIANATDFNGIYLLNGNLSSSTHDGSGLVSTGKLKVHFGPANDSAEDYYYIQIGCATASALGLGGGPVTEAEYVSQNNLHYVTTTTLAADLALTHGAPSFLYTDFDQAQTENTYNSTNYPGGRYFSFAQDNSGNQWVWWTDGGGNYLGSENLSQRGGASSISTQELAQQALVTVRNAIVSKDIIRANLGALQNRLENTISNLEIQAENLQAAESQISDVDVATEMTEFVRRQILTQAAVAMLSQANSLPQMALQLMG; this comes from the coding sequence ATGTCGCTGATCATCAATCACAACCTGATGGCCCAAAGCGCGGCCCGCAACCTGTCCACCAGCTATGCGGCCTTAAGCGACTCCACGCGCAAGCTCTCCTCGGGCCTGCGCATCACCACCGCCGCCGACGACGCGGCCGGCCTGGCCGTGCGCGAACTCATGCGCGCCGACATCGCAAGCCTCAACCAGGGTGTGCGTAACGCCAACGACGCCATCTCGCTCATCCAGACCGCCGACGGTGCCCTTGGGGTCATCGACGAAAAGCTCATCCGCATGAAGGAGCTGGCCGAGCAGGCCGCCACCGGCACCTACACCTCGGACCAGCGCATCATCATCGATTCCGAATACCAGGCCATGGCCAAGGAGATCACCCGGATCGCCAACGCCACGGACTTCAATGGGATATACCTGCTCAACGGCAATCTGTCCTCCAGCACCCACGACGGATCGGGACTCGTGAGCACCGGGAAGCTGAAGGTCCATTTCGGCCCCGCAAACGACAGCGCCGAGGATTACTATTACATCCAGATCGGGTGCGCCACGGCCAGTGCTTTGGGGCTTGGAGGCGGACCAGTTACAGAAGCTGAATATGTTTCCCAGAACAACTTACATTATGTCACAACAACAACACTGGCGGCTGACCTTGCTCTTACTCATGGAGCGCCTTCCTTCTTGTACACGGATTTCGATCAAGCTCAAACAGAAAATACATATAATTCAACAAATTACCCTGGGGGTCGTTATTTTTCGTTCGCACAAGACAACAGCGGAAATCAGTGGGTCTGGTGGACGGACGGTGGCGGCAACTATCTCGGAAGCGAAAATCTCAGCCAGCGAGGAGGCGCTTCCTCCATCTCCACCCAGGAACTGGCCCAACAGGCCCTGGTCACTGTCCGGAACGCCATCGTCTCCAAGGACATCATCCGGGCCAACCTCGGCGCGCTGCAAAACCGGCTGGAGAACACCATCTCCAACCTCGAAATCCAGGCCGAGAACCTCCAGGCCGCCGAGTCGCAGATCTCCGACGTGGACGTGGCCACCGAGATGACCGAGTTCGTGCGCCGGCAGATACTGACCCAGGCCGCCGTGGCCATGCTCTCCCAGGCCAATTCCCTGCCCCAGATGGCCCTGCAGCTTATGGGGTAG
- a CDS encoding flagellin, whose amino-acid sequence MSLIINHNLMAQSAARNLSTSYAALSDSTRKLSSGLRITTAADDAAGLAVRELMRADIASLNQGVRNANDAISLIQTADGALSIIDEKLIRMKELAEQAATGTYTSDQRIIIDSEYQAMANEITRIANATDFNGIYLLNGNLSSSTHDGSGLVSTGKLKVHFGPANDSAEDYYYIQIGTCTASALGFGGSSGTPETTRNLSPAEIVAANLGSNIQASHANWSAGNVFYDNAPAGVRSQFEDQAWTEYRQVGVKWAVLRDASGVQHALCYALNDAYIANPGFSFTVTATTPGTSGAGASSISTQELAQQALVTINNAIVSKDIIRANLGALQNRLENTISNLQIQAENLQAAESQISDVDVATEMTEFVRRQILTQAAVAMLSQANSLPQMALQLMG is encoded by the coding sequence ATGTCGCTGATCATCAATCACAACCTGATGGCCCAAAGCGCGGCCCGCAACCTGTCCACCAGCTATGCGGCCTTAAGCGACTCCACCCGCAAGCTCTCCTCGGGCCTGCGCATCACCACCGCCGCCGACGATGCGGCCGGCCTGGCCGTGCGCGAACTCATGCGCGCGGACATCGCAAGCCTCAACCAGGGTGTGCGCAACGCCAACGACGCCATCTCGCTCATCCAGACCGCCGACGGCGCGCTTTCGATCATCGACGAGAAGCTCATCCGCATGAAGGAGCTGGCCGAGCAGGCCGCCACCGGCACCTACACCTCGGACCAGCGCATCATCATCGATTCCGAATACCAGGCCATGGCCAACGAGATCACCCGGATCGCCAACGCCACGGACTTCAACGGCATCTATCTCCTGAACGGCAATCTGTCCTCCAGCACCCACGACGGATCGGGACTCGTGAGCACCGGGAAGCTGAAGGTCCATTTCGGCCCCGCGAATGACAGCGCCGAGGATTACTATTACATCCAAATCGGGACGTGTACCGCCAGCGCGTTGGGGTTTGGAGGTTCTAGCGGAACGCCAGAGACAACACGAAACTTGAGCCCTGCAGAAATAGTGGCCGCTAATCTCGGGTCGAACATTCAAGCTAGCCACGCCAACTGGAGTGCTGGAAACGTATTTTATGACAATGCTCCTGCTGGGGTGAGGTCCCAATTCGAAGATCAGGCATGGACTGAATACAGGCAGGTTGGTGTCAAGTGGGCTGTCTTGAGAGATGCTTCCGGCGTCCAGCATGCCCTGTGTTATGCCCTTAATGATGCATATATAGCAAATCCAGGATTCTCGTTCACTGTCACGGCGACAACACCAGGAACTTCCGGTGCCGGCGCCTCCTCCATCTCCACCCAGGAGCTGGCCCAACAGGCCCTGGTCACGATCAACAACGCCATCGTCTCCAAAGACATCATCCGGGCCAACCTCGGCGCGCTGCAAAACCGCCTGGAGAACACCATCTCGAATTTGCAAATCCAGGCCGAGAACCTCCAGGCCGCCGAGTCGCAGATCTCCGACGTGGACGTGGCCACCGAGATGACCGAGTTCGTGCGCCGGCAGATACTGACCCAGGCCGCCGTGGCCATGCTCTCCCAGGCCAATTCCCTGCCCCAGATGGCCCTGCAGCTTATGGGGTAG
- a CDS encoding flagellin, protein MSLIINHNLMAQSAARNLSTSYAALSDSTRKLSSGLRITTAADDAAGLAVRELMRADIASLNQGVRNANDAISLIQTADGALSIIDEKLIRMKELAEQAATGTYTSDQRIIIDSEYQAMANEITRIANATDFNGIYLLNGNLSGSTHDGSGLVSTGKLKVHFGPANDSAEDYYYIQIGCATASSLGLGGSSSSGATQNLSNAEIEAANNLFYINTYSWNAGMGSLYNNTPQAVRDQFAPDTDAAFFSDLSGVNYLVMTDINGTRRSLEYEDWGMGYNYVGEGNIEITRTLPGGSSSASSISTQELAQQALLTINNAIVSKDIIRANLGALQNRLENTISNLQIQAENLQAAESQISDVDVATEMTEFVRRQILTQAAVAMLSQANSLPQMALQLMG, encoded by the coding sequence ATGTCGCTGATCATCAATCACAACCTGATGGCCCAAAGCGCGGCCCGCAACCTGTCCACCAGCTATGCGGCCTTAAGCGACTCCACCCGCAAGCTCTCCTCGGGCCTGCGCATCACCACCGCCGCCGACGATGCGGCCGGACTGGCCGTGCGCGAACTCATGCGCGCCGACATCGCAAGCCTCAACCAGGGTGTGCGCAACGCCAACGACGCCATCTCGCTCATCCAGACCGCCGACGGCGCGCTTTCGATCATCGACGAGAAGCTCATCCGCATGAAGGAGCTGGCCGAGCAGGCCGCCACCGGCACCTACACCTCGGACCAGCGCATCATCATCGATTCCGAATACCAGGCCATGGCCAACGAGATCACCCGCATCGCCAACGCCACGGACTTCAACGGCATCTATCTCCTGAACGGGAATCTTTCCGGCAGCACCCACGACGGATCGGGACTCGTGAGCACCGGGAAACTGAAGGTCCATTTCGGCCCCGCGAATGACAGCGCCGAGGACTACTATTACATCCAGATCGGATGCGCCACGGCGAGTTCTTTGGGACTCGGCGGGTCGTCTTCATCCGGCGCCACGCAAAATCTTTCTAATGCGGAAATAGAAGCTGCAAATAATTTATTTTATATAAATACGTATTCATGGAATGCTGGCATGGGTTCTCTCTATAATAATACTCCACAAGCAGTAAGAGATCAATTTGCCCCTGACACTGACGCGGCTTTTTTTTCAGATTTATCTGGAGTTAATTATCTTGTCATGACAGACATCAACGGCACCCGGAGGTCGCTGGAGTATGAAGACTGGGGGATGGGTTATAATTATGTAGGTGAAGGCAATATTGAAATAACCCGGACGTTACCCGGCGGCTCCTCCTCCGCTTCCTCCATCTCCACCCAGGAACTGGCCCAGCAGGCGCTCCTGACAATCAACAACGCCATCGTCTCCAAGGACATCATCCGGGCCAACCTCGGCGCGCTGCAAAACCGGCTGGAGAACACCATCTCGAACCTGCAAATCCAGGCCGAAAACCTGCAAGCCGCCGAGTCGCAGATTTCCGACGTGGACGTGGCCACGGAGATGACCGAGTTCGTGCGCCGGCAGATACTGACCCAGGCCGCCGTGGCCATGCTCTCCCAGGCCAATTCCCTGCCCCAGATGGCCCTGCAGCTTATGGGCTAG
- a CDS encoding CBS domain-containing protein → MGSEETRKIVPTHVITSSQDVPLVDAVETMRRNNISCLLVTRGDMPAGILTERDLARFLERVGGEVEGYQVRDVMSAAVVTISESEDLFAAYSLMCGKNIRHLVVVDDQGRAVGIKTFSDLMRRLGEEYLSEIKTVGEVMTRDVLTMQPDQSIREALRVMGHRGVSCVLVVEGDVPVGILTERDLARLVAFDRSAGARVVREVMSSPVSSIGPGDYAFEAVARMESLGVRHQAVTDEAGRLLGLITQTDLVASLVKRYAALEFMVRKRTRQLVRKNEELEYSNQQLRHLDEMKSAFLSSVSHELRTPLTSLLGFAKITGRIFSERFAPLAGDTPSLRKFSQRICRNLEVMTQEGERMTRLINDFLDLTKIEAGRVEWRDKLIPVTDFVLHACHAVRGQFEAKPEVELRSHVAEMLPQVYVDVDRMLQVMVNLLSNAAKFTDKGAVTVTAVGIDDEFVEIRVTDTGQGIPAQSLQKVFDKFHQIEQLGTDTHAEGTGLGLAICKEIIQHYGGRIWVESEPGKGSCFKFRLPASKPSRDSREAILTGLPTDGGDEADPLILAVDDSPGIRDYLEQLFRDDGFRIVTVGDGLTALKAAEEMLPRCIVMDLMMPGMEGSEAIRRLRENPATENIPVVVLSAYPYRSHAGGDVALPKPVDEEQLLQAVRGLIRGGRIKGRKCILVPNPKGHGNMLMISAGKLRYIRPEELQVNMTHRFSGTMFLSGGSRDHLTLKKLSEIDDVVVMILPEDEAE, encoded by the coding sequence ATGGGAAGCGAAGAGACGCGAAAAATCGTGCCGACTCACGTCATCACGTCCTCTCAGGACGTCCCCCTCGTTGACGCCGTGGAAACCATGCGGCGCAACAACATCTCGTGCCTTCTGGTCACGCGCGGCGACATGCCCGCCGGCATCCTGACCGAACGCGACCTGGCCCGATTCCTGGAACGGGTCGGCGGCGAGGTCGAAGGCTATCAGGTCCGCGACGTCATGAGCGCGGCCGTGGTGACCATCTCCGAAAGCGAGGATCTGTTCGCGGCCTATTCCCTGATGTGCGGGAAAAACATCCGTCATCTGGTGGTCGTGGACGATCAGGGCCGGGCCGTGGGGATCAAGACCTTTTCCGACCTCATGCGCCGTCTGGGTGAGGAGTATCTCTCCGAGATCAAGACCGTGGGCGAGGTCATGACCCGCGATGTCCTGACCATGCAGCCCGATCAGTCGATTCGCGAGGCCCTGCGGGTCATGGGCCATCGCGGCGTGAGCTGCGTGCTCGTGGTCGAGGGGGACGTCCCGGTCGGCATCCTGACCGAGCGCGATCTGGCCCGACTCGTGGCCTTCGACCGTTCGGCCGGGGCCCGGGTGGTCCGGGAGGTCATGAGCTCTCCGGTCTCCTCCATCGGCCCGGGCGACTACGCCTTTGAGGCCGTGGCCAGGATGGAGAGCCTCGGGGTCAGACACCAGGCCGTGACCGACGAGGCCGGACGGCTTTTGGGGCTCATCACCCAGACCGATCTGGTGGCCTCCCTGGTCAAGCGCTACGCGGCCCTGGAGTTCATGGTCCGCAAGCGCACCCGCCAACTGGTGCGCAAGAACGAGGAACTCGAATATTCCAACCAGCAGTTGCGACACCTCGACGAGATGAAGTCGGCCTTTTTGAGTTCGGTCTCCCACGAATTGCGCACGCCCCTGACCTCGCTCCTGGGCTTCGCCAAGATCACCGGCCGCATCTTTTCCGAACGCTTCGCCCCGCTTGCCGGCGACACCCCCTCGCTTAGGAAGTTCAGCCAGCGCATCTGCCGCAACCTGGAGGTCATGACCCAGGAGGGCGAGCGCATGACCCGGCTCATCAACGACTTTCTGGACCTGACCAAGATCGAGGCCGGACGGGTCGAATGGCGCGACAAGCTCATCCCGGTGACCGATTTCGTGCTCCACGCCTGTCACGCCGTGCGCGGGCAATTCGAGGCCAAGCCCGAGGTGGAACTGCGGTCCCACGTGGCCGAGATGCTGCCGCAGGTCTACGTGGACGTGGACCGGATGCTCCAGGTCATGGTCAACCTCCTGTCCAACGCGGCCAAATTCACGGACAAGGGCGCGGTCACGGTCACGGCGGTGGGCATCGACGACGAATTCGTGGAAATCAGGGTCACGGACACCGGCCAGGGCATTCCGGCCCAGTCCCTGCAGAAGGTCTTTGACAAGTTCCACCAGATCGAACAGCTCGGTACCGATACCCACGCCGAGGGGACGGGGCTGGGCCTGGCCATCTGCAAGGAGATCATCCAGCACTACGGCGGCCGCATCTGGGTCGAGTCCGAGCCCGGAAAGGGCAGCTGTTTCAAGTTCCGCCTGCCGGCTTCAAAGCCGTCGCGGGACAGCCGTGAGGCTATCCTCACGGGACTCCCCACCGACGGCGGCGACGAGGCCGATCCGCTCATCCTGGCCGTGGACGACAGTCCAGGCATCCGCGACTACCTGGAGCAGCTCTTTCGGGACGACGGATTCCGCATCGTCACCGTGGGCGACGGGCTGACGGCCCTTAAAGCCGCCGAGGAAATGCTGCCCCGATGCATCGTCATGGACCTCATGATGCCGGGCATGGAAGGCAGCGAGGCCATCCGCCGGCTGCGCGAGAATCCGGCCACCGAGAACATCCCCGTGGTGGTGCTTTCGGCCTATCCCTACCGGAGCCATGCCGGAGGCGACGTGGCCCTGCCCAAGCCCGTGGACGAGGAGCAGCTTTTGCAGGCGGTCCGGGGGCTCATTCGCGGCGGCCGCATCAAGGGCCGCAAGTGCATCCTGGTGCCCAATCCCAAGGGGCACGGCAACATGCTCATGATCTCGGCCGGCAAGCTGCGCTACATCCGTCCCGAGGAGTTGCAGGTGAACATGACGCACCGATTTAGCGGCACCATGTTCCTGTCCGGCGGCTCCAGGGACCATTTGACGTTGAAAAAGCTCTCCGAGATAGATGACGTGGTGGTCATGATCCTGCCTGAGGACGAAGCCGAATAG
- a CDS encoding tetratricopeptide repeat protein produces MNVDMEHKTVFSGRYYALEVYYSNHQKSIVTFASRNVARHPIEPRTLSGGFAKGVFSQMGFNEFLIGTRVNDWYQNDEIFEVIDIINSYTLGDVFTYGSSMGAFGAVNYAAALNAKQFVALAPQYSIDPSHTSDTRWIFEFHRLNGRFKNNLIEKMNCSESRGFVFFDQSGVDLAHAKLIEKSTRATLVPLELGGHSCGRTINKFYPLKKIIQDVSDDEFSVANFYKQLELKKDNLIEIIIRNVHDKDSFFELWNKIESKETALKMDDVNLVIDKAREVGLDKDDILQKLNFLGTLLTGNAFLLRKARWLKLLNCPNEALKLYKYLLTKQPKNVSLLQNVARIYFEKGDGQAAIQTLREAVAYAPDMPGPALLLSHYYYKLNDIGNAEKCIHDAIDSNGHDPKLYHRLGVVLFAKNEYAGAKEAFQKAIELDPKSSHSYYQIGCICSKQKDICEAIDYFGKAIDSDSNNPAFYHMLGRCLLSNGDLKKAEDAILNALALQSDSLAYKAVLKQIQEAMKKKGLWPFRIFSK; encoded by the coding sequence ATGAATGTAGACATGGAGCACAAAACTGTTTTTTCTGGAAGGTATTACGCTCTTGAAGTGTATTATAGTAACCATCAAAAATCCATTGTCACTTTTGCGTCAAGGAATGTTGCAAGGCATCCAATAGAACCAAGAACGCTTTCTGGGGGGTTTGCAAAAGGTGTATTTTCTCAGATGGGTTTTAATGAATTCTTGATTGGAACAAGAGTTAATGATTGGTATCAGAATGATGAAATTTTCGAAGTGATTGATATTATAAACTCATATACCCTTGGGGATGTATTCACATATGGCTCCAGTATGGGAGCTTTCGGGGCTGTGAATTATGCGGCGGCACTAAATGCAAAGCAATTTGTGGCGCTTGCTCCTCAATATAGTATAGATCCGTCACATACATCCGATACACGTTGGATTTTTGAGTTTCATCGATTAAATGGGAGATTTAAGAATAATCTAATTGAAAAGATGAATTGTAGTGAATCAAGGGGTTTTGTTTTTTTTGATCAAAGCGGTGTCGATCTAGCCCATGCAAAACTTATCGAAAAATCAACTCGCGCCACGCTGGTACCCCTGGAACTTGGAGGCCATTCTTGCGGAAGAACGATTAATAAGTTCTATCCCTTGAAAAAAATAATCCAAGATGTCTCAGATGACGAGTTTTCAGTTGCGAATTTTTATAAACAGCTAGAGTTGAAGAAAGACAATTTAATCGAAATAATTATACGAAATGTGCATGACAAGGATTCTTTTTTTGAGTTGTGGAACAAAATAGAGTCGAAAGAAACAGCGTTGAAAATGGACGATGTGAATTTAGTGATCGATAAAGCACGTGAAGTTGGTCTCGACAAAGATGACATTTTGCAAAAACTAAATTTTTTGGGAACCCTACTCACGGGGAATGCATTTTTGTTGCGAAAGGCTCGCTGGTTGAAATTGCTCAATTGCCCGAATGAGGCTCTGAAACTTTATAAATATTTACTAACAAAACAGCCAAAGAATGTCAGCCTGCTACAAAATGTTGCAAGAATATATTTTGAAAAGGGGGATGGCCAAGCTGCAATACAAACTCTTCGTGAGGCAGTTGCATATGCGCCTGATATGCCTGGGCCTGCTTTACTTTTAAGCCACTATTATTATAAATTGAATGACATAGGAAATGCAGAGAAATGTATTCATGATGCCATCGATTCCAATGGCCATGATCCGAAATTATATCACAGGCTTGGTGTCGTTCTTTTTGCAAAAAATGAATACGCTGGAGCAAAGGAGGCATTCCAAAAGGCTATTGAGCTAGATCCAAAATCATCTCACTCTTATTATCAGATCGGATGCATTTGTTCAAAACAAAAAGATATTTGTGAGGCAATTGATTATTTTGGAAAAGCCATTGATTCAGACAGTAATAATCCGGCATTCTATCATATGCTTGGCAGATGTCTGCTAAGCAATGGGGACTTAAAAAAAGCGGAAGATGCGATATTGAATGCCCTTGCACTTCAATCCGACTCGCTTGCATACAAGGCTGTATTAAAACAAATCCAAGAAGCAATGAAAAAAAAAGGCCTCTGGCCTTTCAGGATTTTTAGTAAGTAA
- a CDS encoding type III pantothenate kinase, producing MTTRTVSLLVDAGNTTTKIGLADAAGLFTSYVLPTDKAATPDSLGLALTSLAAHAGVAAGEVSSITVSSVVPPMDPLLSRAAERYFGVTARFVPRDVAVPLENRYARPHEVGADRLVTAYAGRLAAETPVVVVVDFGTATTFDCVKGNAFLGGLICPGLFSSLKALSLDTAKLPHIALDHGHGGLSIGQSTSECLNQGFLHGFAAMAEGVGKLLVKHLGEPATILATGGFAARLAPLCPSFSQVRPDLLLEGLLLLSRQGVVPEKDE from the coding sequence ATGACCACCCGCACTGTTTCGCTCCTCGTCGACGCCGGCAACACCACCACCAAGATCGGACTGGCCGACGCCGCCGGGCTTTTCACGTCCTACGTCCTGCCCACGGACAAGGCCGCCACCCCGGACAGCCTGGGCCTGGCCCTGACCTCCCTGGCCGCCCACGCCGGGGTCGCGGCCGGCGAGGTGTCCTCGATCACGGTTTCGAGCGTGGTGCCGCCCATGGACCCGCTCCTCTCCAGGGCCGCCGAGCGTTATTTCGGGGTCACGGCCAGGTTCGTGCCCCGGGATGTGGCCGTGCCCCTGGAGAACCGCTACGCCAGGCCCCACGAGGTGGGCGCGGACCGGCTGGTCACGGCCTACGCCGGCCGGCTGGCGGCCGAGACCCCGGTGGTGGTGGTGGTGGATTTCGGCACGGCCACCACCTTTGATTGCGTGAAGGGCAACGCCTTTCTGGGCGGGCTCATCTGTCCGGGACTTTTCTCGTCGCTTAAGGCCTTGTCCCTGGACACGGCCAAACTGCCGCATATCGCCCTGGACCACGGCCATGGGGGCCTGTCCATCGGCCAGAGCACCTCGGAATGCCTGAACCAGGGTTTCTTGCACGGATTCGCGGCCATGGCCGAGGGCGTCGGCAAACTCCTGGTCAAGCACCTGGGGGAACCGGCCACCATCCTGGCCACGGGCGGCTTCGCCGCCAGGCTCGCGCCCCTGTGTCCGTCGTTTTCCCAGGTCCGGCCGGACCTGCTTTTGGAGGGACTGCTTTTGCTCTCCCGCCAAGGCGTGGTCCCGGAGAAGGACGAATAG
- a CDS encoding arylesterase: MTPHAAREIRLVALGDSLTAGFGLAASEAFPVVLQEKLRQKGYPVTIINAGISGDTTAGGASRVDAALAHDPDGLIVELGANDGLRGLEPAFVRANLEAILDAAKAKGVPVLLCGMRALLGMGPDYGEEFAAVFSDLARERNLAFYPFFLEGVAADPKKNLPDGLHPTAAGIREITGRILPIAEDFVKRIAARSDTVSQASPTP, translated from the coding sequence ATGACCCCGCACGCCGCACGCGAGATACGCCTGGTGGCCCTGGGCGACAGCCTGACCGCCGGATTCGGCCTGGCCGCAAGCGAGGCCTTTCCGGTCGTTCTCCAGGAAAAACTGCGCCAAAAAGGCTATCCGGTCACGATCATAAACGCCGGCATCTCTGGCGACACCACGGCCGGCGGCGCATCCCGGGTGGACGCGGCCCTGGCCCACGATCCCGACGGCCTGATCGTGGAGCTTGGGGCCAACGACGGGCTTCGCGGCCTGGAACCGGCGTTCGTCAGGGCCAACCTGGAGGCCATCCTGGACGCGGCCAAGGCCAAGGGCGTACCTGTTCTTTTATGCGGCATGCGGGCGCTTTTGGGCATGGGGCCGGACTATGGGGAGGAGTTCGCGGCGGTGTTCTCCGATCTGGCCCGGGAGCGGAATCTGGCCTTCTATCCCTTTTTCCTGGAGGGCGTGGCCGCCGACCCGAAAAAAAACCTTCCCGACGGCCTGCACCCCACGGCCGCCGGCATCCGCGAGATCACAGGCCGCATCCTGCCCATTGCCGAGGACTTCGTGAAGAGAATCGCGGCCCGCTCGGACACGGTTTCCCAGGCGTCCCCAACCCCGTGA
- a CDS encoding ABC transporter ATP-binding protein: MAGDMIALTDVRLTLPSQAGMVNILRGVSFRAAAGETVGVMGPSGAGKTTLLMLMAGLERPSSGRVEVAGRDLTAMDEDQLARFRRNTVGIVFQAFHLVPTMTALENVALPLELARSRDAFSRAAEALDAVGLSGRAAHYPSQLSGGEQQRVALARAFAPRPKLLLADEPTGNLDGETGTMVMDLLFSLRENHGATLALITHDAALAKRCGRIMRMRDGLIGEDRAAETGGEDAS; this comes from the coding sequence ATGGCCGGGGATATGATCGCGCTTACGGATGTTCGACTCACGTTACCGAGCCAGGCGGGCATGGTCAATATCCTGCGCGGGGTCTCGTTTCGGGCCGCGGCCGGGGAGACCGTCGGGGTCATGGGACCGTCGGGGGCGGGCAAGACCACGCTTTTGATGCTCATGGCCGGTCTGGAGAGGCCCTCCTCGGGACGGGTGGAGGTGGCCGGACGGGACCTGACGGCCATGGACGAGGACCAGTTGGCCCGGTTTCGCCGCAATACCGTGGGCATCGTGTTCCAGGCCTTCCACCTGGTGCCGACCATGACCGCCCTGGAGAACGTGGCCCTGCCCCTGGAACTGGCCAGGTCCCGGGACGCGTTTTCCCGGGCGGCCGAGGCTCTGGACGCGGTGGGACTCTCCGGCCGCGCCGCCCACTATCCATCCCAGCTCTCCGGCGGCGAGCAGCAGCGGGTGGCCCTGGCCCGGGCCTTCGCCCCCCGCCCGAAACTCCTTTTGGCCGACGAGCCCACCGGGAACCTCGACGGGGAGACCGGGACCATGGTCATGGACCTGCTTTTTTCCCTGCGGGAAAACCACGGCGCGACCCTGGCCCTGATCACCCACGACGCCGCTCTGGCCAAACGGTGCGGGCGCATCATGCGCATGCGCGACGGCCTAATCGGCGAGGACCGGGCGGCCGAAACGGGCGGGGAAGACGCGTCGTGA
- the rnhA gene encoding ribonuclease HI, which translates to MSTETEAAGTCPAVAIYTDGCCFGNPGPGGFGVVLLCGETRKELSGGRRLTTNNRMELLAVIEALLALTKPCRADLFTDSQYVRNAIEKRWLLNWRKNGWKTAEKKPVKNKDLWERLTPLLSTHQVRFHWVRGHAGDKENERCDVLAKTAAGKSGLSPDEGYPG; encoded by the coding sequence ATGAGCACGGAGACGGAAGCGGCCGGGACCTGTCCCGCCGTCGCCATTTATACGGATGGATGCTGTTTCGGCAACCCGGGTCCCGGCGGCTTCGGCGTGGTGCTTCTGTGCGGGGAGACCCGCAAGGAACTCTCCGGCGGGCGGCGGCTGACCACCAACAACCGCATGGAGCTTCTGGCGGTCATCGAGGCCCTTTTGGCCCTGACCAAGCCCTGCCGGGCGGACCTTTTCACCGATTCCCAGTATGTGCGAAACGCCATTGAAAAGCGCTGGCTTCTGAACTGGCGCAAGAACGGCTGGAAGACGGCGGAGAAAAAGCCGGTCAAGAACAAGGATTTGTGGGAGCGGCTGACGCCCCTTTTATCCACCCATCAGGTGCGTTTTCATTGGGTCCGGGGACATGCCGGGGACAAGGAGAACGAGCGGTGCGACGTGTTGGCCAAGACCGCGGCCGGGAAGTCCGGACTTTCGCCCGACGAGGGCTATCCCGGATGA